Proteins encoded in a region of the Triticum dicoccoides isolate Atlit2015 ecotype Zavitan chromosome 3A, WEW_v2.0, whole genome shotgun sequence genome:
- the LOC119267910 gene encoding peroxidase 72-like gives MATSMVCLVALCLVSPLLLAGAVLGNPGYGGLFPQFYDHSCPKAKEIVHSIVAQAVARETRMAASLVRLHFHDCFVKGCDASVLLDNSTNIVSEKGSNPNKNSIRGFEVVDEIKVALETACPGTVSCADILALAARDSTILVGGPYWDVPLGRRDSLGASIQGSNNDIPAPNNTLPTIITKFKRLGLNIVDVVALSGGHTIGLSRCTSFRQRLYNQSGNGLADSTLDVSYAAQLRQGCPRSGGDDNLFPLDIVTSTKFDNFYFKNILAGRGLLSSDEVLLTKSAETAALVKAYANDVHLFFQHFAQSMVNMGNISPLTGSQGEIRKNCRRLNNFH, from the exons ATGGCGACCTCCATGGTTTGCCTGGTTGCGCTCTGCCTCGTGTCTCCGCTGCTCCTCGCCGGCGCCGTCCTCGGCAACCCGGGCTACGGCGGTTTGTTTCCACAGTTCTACGATCACTCGTGCCCCAAGGCAAAGGAGATCGTGCATTCCATTGTGGCGCAGGCCGTGGCCAGGGAGACCAGGATGGCGGCGTCCCTCGTCAGGCTGCATTTCCATGACTGCTTTGTCAAG GGTTGCGACGCTTCTGTCCTGCTGGACAACAGCACAAACATTGTGAGTGAGAAGGGGTCCAACCCCAATAAGAACTCCATCAGGGGGTTCGAGGTCGTCGATGAGATCAAGGTCGCCCTTGAGACCGCCTGCCCCGGCaccgtctcctgcgccgacatccTCGCTCTCGCCGCACGCGACTCCACCATCCTC GTCGGTGGCCCTTACTGGGATGTGCCACTCGGGCGGAGGGACTCTCTAGGCGCGAGCATCCAGGGCTCCAACAATGACATCCCAGCACCAAACAACACCcttcccaccatcatcaccaagttCAAGCGCCTCGGCCTCAACATCGTCGACGTTGTCGCCCTCTCAGGTGGCCACACCATCGGCTTGTCCCGCTGCACCAGCTTCAGGCAGAGGTTGTACAACCAGTCCGGCAACGGCCTCGCCGACAGCACGCTGGACGTGTCCTACGCGGCTCAGCTGAGGCAGGGGTGCCCACGCTCTGGTGGCGATGACAACCTCTTCCCGCTCGACATCGTCACCTCCACCAAGTTCGACAACTTCTACTTCAAGAACATCCTTGCCGGCAGGGGCCTTCTCAGCTCGGACGAGGTCCTGCTCACCAAGAGCGCCGAGACGGCGGCGCTCGTGAAGGCGTATGCAAATGATGTGCATCTCTTCTTCCAGCACTTCGCCCAGTCAATGGTGAACATGGGCAACATCTCGCCACTCACTGGGTCACAAGGGGAGATCAGGAAGAACTGCAGGAGGCTCAACAATTTCCACTGA